In Bacillus sp. NP247, one DNA window encodes the following:
- the fabG gene encoding 3-oxoacyl-ACP reductase FabG yields MDLLNGKTAVVTGAAQGIGKEIARVFAKLGAKVLISDVNEEKLQETTRELSDEGYDVSLYRCDVSNQNEAKSLIEYAVQKFGTLHILVNNAGITRDAMLHKMEKSAWEQVLQVNLTGVFYCMQPALLYMRQQQYGRIINISSISREGNIGQANYAATKAGVVGLTKTAAKEVGSFGITCNAICPGFMDTDMTKTIPDKVKEKMVGAIPVGRIGTPEDIANAAAFLASEYASYITGEVLNVSGGLQV; encoded by the coding sequence ATGGACTTATTGAATGGGAAAACAGCTGTTGTAACGGGTGCTGCGCAGGGAATTGGAAAAGAAATCGCACGTGTTTTTGCAAAGCTAGGGGCTAAAGTATTAATTAGTGATGTAAATGAAGAGAAGCTACAAGAAACGACACGTGAATTATCAGATGAAGGGTATGATGTGAGCTTATATCGATGTGATGTGAGTAATCAAAATGAAGCGAAGTCGTTAATTGAATATGCGGTGCAAAAATTTGGTACATTACATATTTTAGTGAATAACGCTGGGATTACAAGAGATGCAATGTTACATAAGATGGAGAAGTCTGCTTGGGAACAAGTATTACAAGTGAACTTAACTGGCGTTTTTTATTGTATGCAGCCAGCACTTCTTTATATGAGACAACAACAGTATGGACGGATTATTAATATTTCTTCTATTAGTAGGGAAGGAAATATTGGACAAGCAAATTATGCGGCTACAAAAGCAGGGGTTGTGGGCTTAACAAAAACAGCAGCGAAAGAGGTTGGAAGTTTTGGTATTACGTGTAATGCGATTTGTCCAGGATTTATGGATACTGATATGACAAAAACAATACCGGATAAAGTAAAAGAGAAAATGGTTGGAGCGATTCCAGTTGGAAGAATCGGAACACCGGAAGATATTGCAAACGCAGCTGCCTTTTTAGCATCAGAGTATGCGTCTTATATTACAGGAGAGGTATTAAATGTGAGCGGTGGGTTGCAAGTGTAA
- a CDS encoding YfhD family protein has product MKKKNVNRNKAADGIDVEFAREFADHNDLEANARANAADARQKRQSTEK; this is encoded by the coding sequence ATGAAAAAAAAGAATGTAAATCGAAACAAAGCTGCCGATGGCATTGATGTTGAGTTCGCTCGCGAATTCGCTGACCACAATGACTTAGAAGCAAACGCACGTGCAAATGCCGCCGATGCACGTCAAAAACGCCAATCAACCGAAAAATAA
- a CDS encoding prenyltransferase/squalene oxidase repeat-containing protein: MLLYDKVREEIERRTTALQTMQRQDGTWQFCFEGALLTDCHMIFLLKLLGRNDEIEPFVKRLASLQTNEGTWKLYEDEKEGNLSATIQAYAALLASEKYSKEDMNMRRAEMFIKEHGGVSRAHFMTKFLLAIHGEYEFPALFHFPTPILFLQDDSPLSIFGLSSSARIHLIPMMICMNKRFRVEKKLLPNLNHIAGGGGQWFREERSPLFQSFLGDVKKVISYPLSLHHKGYEEVERFMKERIDENGTLYSYASATFYMMYALLALGHSIQSPIIEKAVTGLKSYIWKMDRGSHLQNSPSTVWDTALLSYSLQEAKVTNENKMIQTATEYLLQKQQTKKVDWSVHASSLVAGGWGFSDVNTTIPDIDDTTAALRALARSRGSDRVDDAWGRGVEWVKGLQNNDGGWGAFERGVTSKLLSNLPIENASDMITDPSTPDITGRVLELFGTYAPNELLEEQKKKAIKWLMDVQEQNGSWYGKWGICYIYGTWATMTGLRALGVPSTHPSLKKAASWLEHLQHEDGGWGESCQSSVEKKFISLPFSTPSQTAWALDALISYYDQETPIIRKGISYLLAQPTMNEKYPTGTGLPGGFYIRYHSYGHIYPLLALAHYVKKYRK; the protein is encoded by the coding sequence TTGCTACTATATGACAAAGTGCGTGAGGAGATAGAGCGGAGAACGACTGCACTTCAAACGATGCAAAGGCAAGACGGAACGTGGCAATTTTGTTTTGAAGGAGCTTTGCTAACGGATTGTCATATGATTTTTTTACTCAAATTATTAGGGCGCAATGACGAAATAGAACCGTTTGTAAAAAGGTTAGCATCTCTTCAAACAAATGAAGGGACTTGGAAATTATATGAAGATGAAAAGGAAGGGAATTTATCCGCGACGATTCAAGCATATGCTGCTTTACTTGCTTCGGAAAAATATTCGAAAGAAGATATGAATATGAGGCGAGCTGAAATGTTTATTAAGGAACACGGGGGAGTTTCTCGTGCTCATTTTATGACGAAATTTTTATTAGCGATTCATGGAGAATATGAATTTCCTGCGCTTTTTCACTTTCCAACGCCAATCTTATTTTTACAAGATGACTCCCCCCTCAGTATATTTGGGCTAAGCAGCTCAGCGCGTATACATTTAATTCCGATGATGATTTGTATGAATAAGAGATTCCGTGTAGAGAAAAAGTTATTGCCAAATTTAAATCATATTGCAGGCGGGGGTGGGCAGTGGTTTCGAGAGGAGCGGTCCCCGCTGTTTCAATCGTTTTTAGGTGATGTGAAAAAGGTAATATCTTATCCATTATCGTTACATCATAAAGGATACGAAGAAGTAGAGCGCTTTATGAAGGAGCGTATAGATGAAAATGGAACATTATATAGTTACGCGAGTGCTACGTTTTATATGATGTATGCTTTGCTTGCATTAGGGCACTCTATTCAGTCTCCAATTATTGAGAAAGCTGTGACAGGATTAAAATCTTATATATGGAAGATGGACAGAGGAAGTCATTTGCAAAATTCTCCTTCTACCGTATGGGATACCGCTTTACTTAGCTATTCATTGCAAGAAGCTAAGGTTACAAATGAAAATAAGATGATTCAAACGGCGACAGAGTATTTATTGCAAAAACAACAAACTAAAAAGGTAGATTGGAGCGTACATGCATCATCACTTGTAGCCGGCGGTTGGGGATTTTCAGATGTTAATACGACGATCCCTGATATAGACGATACTACAGCTGCCCTTAGAGCGTTAGCGCGAAGTAGAGGGAGTGATAGAGTAGATGATGCGTGGGGAAGAGGCGTGGAATGGGTAAAAGGATTGCAAAACAATGATGGAGGCTGGGGAGCTTTTGAACGAGGGGTAACGAGCAAGTTATTATCGAATTTGCCGATCGAAAATGCGAGTGATATGATAACTGATCCGTCCACACCAGATATTACAGGTAGGGTGTTAGAATTATTCGGAACGTATGCACCGAATGAATTGCTTGAAGAGCAAAAAAAGAAAGCTATCAAATGGTTAATGGATGTACAGGAACAGAATGGATCATGGTATGGAAAATGGGGGATATGTTATATATACGGGACATGGGCAACGATGACAGGCTTACGTGCATTAGGAGTGCCTTCTACTCATCCATCATTGAAAAAAGCAGCTTCATGGCTCGAACATTTGCAGCATGAAGACGGAGGGTGGGGAGAATCCTGTCAAAGTAGTGTAGAGAAAAAATTTATTTCTTTACCCTTTAGCACGCCGTCACAAACAGCGTGGGCACTTGATGCACTCATTTCTTACTATGATCAAGAAACACCGATTATTCGAAAAGGGATTTCATATTTGCTCGCGCAGCCTACAATGAATGAAAAATATCCTACTGGTACAGGGTTACCGGGTGGGTTTTATATTCGCTACCATAGTTATGGGCATATATATCCGTTACTTGCTTTAGCGCACTACGTAAAGAAATATAGAAAATAA
- a CDS encoding divergent PAP2 family protein, which produces METILHNDPLIAAIISWFLAQLTKVVFKLIKTGEFDFAKFFASGGMPSSHASTVTALATGVGVVEGVESPIFAVAAIFAIIVMYDASGVRLAVSKQAKILNDFFHGRQTEYKKLNELVGHTPYQVVVGALLGIVVGVGYCL; this is translated from the coding sequence ATGGAAACAATTTTACATAATGATCCACTTATAGCAGCTATAATTTCTTGGTTTTTAGCACAGTTAACGAAAGTCGTTTTTAAATTAATAAAAACAGGCGAGTTTGATTTTGCTAAGTTCTTTGCTTCAGGTGGAATGCCAAGTTCGCATGCTTCGACTGTTACTGCACTTGCTACAGGTGTTGGAGTGGTGGAAGGTGTGGAGAGTCCAATATTTGCGGTTGCCGCTATTTTTGCCATTATTGTTATGTACGATGCTTCAGGAGTAAGGCTTGCGGTAAGTAAGCAAGCGAAAATATTGAATGATTTTTTTCATGGTAGACAAACAGAATATAAAAAGTTAAATGAGCTCGTTGGACATACACCGTATCAAGTTGTTGTTGGTGCACTATTAGGGATTGTTGTCGGGGTTGGGTATTGTTTGTAA
- the rarD gene encoding EamA family transporter RarD yields MGSQTAEQKQGIIYAAGAYTMWGVLPIYWKWVEEVPADEILAHRIVWAFVFMLLVLGVTKRFRQFGGELVALFKRPKLLMSLTIASVLISGNWFVYIWAVNHNHVIEASLGYYINPLISILLGTVVLKEKLNFWQYVAVGLAGLGVVILTVRFGSIPWVSLSLAFSFGLYGLTKKLLNYDATIGLTMETMLVTPFALIYLFMTGVHGFGSFGSISAISTLLLIGAGIVTALPLFYFAKGAQLIPLYMIGFLQYIAPTISLILGVFVFGEHFTSTHMIAFFCIWIALFVFSMAKTKFLLQKQPKFIKNKSAKVS; encoded by the coding sequence ATGGGGAGTCAAACAGCAGAGCAAAAACAGGGAATTATATATGCAGCAGGTGCGTATACGATGTGGGGAGTCCTTCCGATTTATTGGAAATGGGTGGAAGAAGTACCGGCAGATGAAATATTAGCGCATCGTATTGTTTGGGCATTTGTTTTTATGTTGTTAGTTTTAGGAGTAACGAAGAGGTTTCGTCAGTTTGGTGGGGAGTTAGTGGCCCTTTTTAAACGACCTAAATTATTAATGTCATTAACAATTGCTTCGGTACTTATTAGTGGAAACTGGTTTGTATACATATGGGCCGTAAATCATAATCATGTAATCGAAGCAAGTCTTGGGTATTATATTAATCCACTTATAAGTATTTTACTTGGTACAGTTGTTTTAAAAGAGAAGCTTAATTTTTGGCAATATGTTGCGGTTGGTTTAGCTGGATTAGGTGTTGTCATTTTAACGGTACGTTTCGGATCAATTCCATGGGTTTCTCTTTCGCTTGCTTTTTCATTTGGATTATATGGATTAACGAAAAAATTATTAAATTACGACGCAACAATTGGGCTTACGATGGAAACGATGTTAGTGACACCATTTGCACTTATATATTTGTTTATGACAGGAGTTCATGGCTTTGGTTCGTTCGGTTCTATTTCGGCAATATCAACGCTTCTTTTAATAGGGGCGGGTATTGTTACAGCGTTACCACTCTTTTATTTTGCTAAAGGAGCACAACTTATTCCGCTCTATATGATAGGTTTTTTACAATACATCGCGCCGACTATTAGTTTAATTTTAGGTGTGTTCGTTTTTGGTGAACATTTCACATCTACTCATATGATTGCGTTTTTCTGTATATGGATTGCTTTATTTGTCTTTTCAATGGCGAAAACAAAGTTTCTACTACAGAAACAACCAAAATTTATTAAAAATAAATCAGCAAAAGTATCATAA
- a CDS encoding DUF1294 domain-containing protein, with translation MKWIYFIVINVIAFSMMGLDKRKAKKKQWRTPESTLFLSAAAGGAVGAWIGMYMFHHKTHKSKFVFGIPVLVIITVGVFLYI, from the coding sequence ATGAAATGGATTTATTTTATTGTTATCAACGTTATAGCATTTAGTATGATGGGGCTTGATAAGAGAAAAGCAAAGAAAAAGCAGTGGAGAACGCCAGAAAGTACGTTGTTTTTATCAGCTGCAGCTGGAGGAGCGGTTGGAGCTTGGATTGGTATGTATATGTTTCATCATAAGACACATAAAAGCAAATTTGTCTTCGGTATTCCAGTGCTCGTTATTATAACAGTAGGCGTTTTTTTATACATATAA
- a CDS encoding APC family permease produces the protein MSLFIKKAMNEEKKKVLQQTLGAIDLTLLGIGAIIGTGIFVLTGIVAAKHAGPAIVLSFMLAAIVCACVAFCYAEFASTVPVSGSVYSYTYMTLGEIFAFIVGWCVMLEYLLATSAVAAGWSAYFQSLLLGFNIHIPAIVASAPGMGNGGIIDLPAVIIILVVTFLLSRGVKESARINNIMVIIKLAVILVFIIVGAKYVKPENWQPFLPFGYHGVIGGAATVFFAFLGFDAVATAAEEVKRPQRNVPIGLLVSLCICTILYVGVSFVLTGMVPFTDLNVADPVAYALRIVGEDRIAGLLSVGAIAGLTTVLLVAMFAFVRVSYSMSRDGLLPKRFSSVHKRYQTPFFNTWITGILAALLAGLLDLNLLANLVNVGTITAFIFVSIAVIVLRKTHPNLKRPFRAPLVPFLPILAIVSCLYLALNLSKATLISFAIWVIVGIFIYFIYAKKHSKIRNKV, from the coding sequence ATGAGTTTATTTATAAAGAAAGCAATGAATGAAGAAAAGAAAAAAGTGTTACAACAAACTTTAGGAGCAATTGATTTAACGCTTTTAGGAATTGGAGCAATTATTGGTACAGGCATTTTCGTATTAACAGGTATTGTAGCAGCGAAACATGCTGGTCCAGCAATTGTATTATCTTTCATGTTAGCTGCAATTGTATGTGCTTGTGTAGCCTTTTGTTATGCTGAATTTGCATCTACAGTCCCGGTCTCAGGAAGTGTGTATTCGTATACGTATATGACATTGGGTGAGATTTTTGCTTTTATAGTTGGCTGGTGTGTTATGTTAGAGTACTTATTAGCTACTTCTGCGGTGGCGGCGGGATGGTCAGCCTATTTTCAGTCATTGCTACTAGGGTTTAATATTCATATTCCGGCAATCGTTGCTTCTGCACCAGGGATGGGGAATGGCGGAATTATTGACTTGCCAGCGGTTATAATTATTTTAGTTGTTACATTTTTACTAAGTCGTGGTGTGAAAGAAAGCGCACGTATAAATAATATAATGGTTATTATTAAACTGGCTGTTATTTTAGTATTTATTATTGTAGGGGCAAAGTATGTAAAGCCAGAGAATTGGCAGCCATTTCTTCCTTTTGGATACCATGGTGTTATTGGGGGAGCTGCTACTGTATTTTTTGCCTTTTTAGGTTTCGATGCAGTTGCAACAGCAGCAGAGGAAGTGAAACGCCCACAACGTAACGTCCCAATTGGGTTGCTTGTCTCTTTATGCATTTGTACAATTCTTTATGTTGGTGTTTCATTCGTGTTAACTGGAATGGTTCCATTTACGGATCTGAATGTAGCTGATCCAGTAGCATATGCACTGCGTATTGTAGGAGAGGATAGAATTGCTGGTCTATTATCAGTTGGAGCGATAGCTGGTTTAACAACAGTTCTGTTAGTTGCTATGTTCGCATTTGTTCGAGTATCGTACTCGATGAGCCGAGATGGATTGCTACCAAAAAGATTTTCAAGTGTTCATAAACGTTATCAAACACCATTTTTTAATACATGGATTACAGGAATTCTTGCAGCTTTATTAGCAGGTTTATTGGACTTGAATTTGTTGGCAAATTTAGTGAATGTGGGAACGATAACAGCGTTTATATTTGTATCTATTGCTGTCATTGTATTAAGGAAGACACATCCTAATTTGAAAAGACCGTTTCGTGCTCCGTTAGTTCCATTCTTACCTATACTTGCGATAGTAAGTTGTTTATATTTAGCATTAAATCTTTCTAAAGCCACTTTAATCAGTTTTGCAATTTGGGTTATTGTAGGTATTTTTATTTATTTTATATACGCGAAAAAACATAGTAAGATTAGAAATAAAGTATAA
- a CDS encoding tubulin-like doman-containing protein, with amino-acid sequence MTLQVPTILIGLGGIGSTVTHQIYERLSEERRKKVAMHVFDTDVNTLSKFDHIRKFKTQTSSSKTPREYIAGDPTIQEWFPMDPTILDKPLTEGAGQLRVISRLALRAAMKEDKLTSFWQEIEKIFPVTSDQTEYGVRVIIVTSLAGGTGSGMFLQIALYLREMLRKKLQHHNILIRGAFLMPDVLVKTRTVSAKEFETVQANGYASLKELHAITLGSTGELSKRGGVTIELEYRPDQVDEDGRTNHTIKQHHLPYNYCFLYDYENLHGHHLHNLSDYMEQMANTIYLQLFSPMSANHFAQEDNQIQQLAESSGKGRYCGAGTAKLIYPYEHVLKYCALKWAVQGLDESWLHLDQLFQEKKQRYDQDVKRGMQREKPERGKSYLEDLEHLATRPEQAHIFYRQMFNETREGAEGGKVGVAKSKLFLEAVESYVHRTVQKDEELNRLQHECKISAAKLKMMEQMKGEVARVDHAVRLYAYAIPSRVHEHVTTLLYDMVESDRFIPSGSEGQSYQLNTWFLKKTDPVHPVAARFMLYEIRKQLVEKMNRLHENNEQKRNLIQNYDKKFNVSNIDGTVTAVRRVEIAQQQGWVGKMFYNQQRLFKKEFEDIVTQYVHKLSEYRKEMLLELVYQSLYQAVDKMIQYWERFFDNLHETRENLLFEIQKRSKEFEGKTNPTNVYVLAEEKLQEKIWQDMQQHLNLGVLPKDISSEIYMSLYGEYCRDAKAEEIQSKKVEDFYREHILSYCYDELQVRYRDKLELNIVEALRKEADFKKRDRDEYVREKIEDLFHLASPFVPKVSHHRELQYWGVHPSLKQELQEELLQEMFKEKDTVNEAFSPFEVICYRAHYGLSLQDFPKLSSGHIANGFMNDKGDYFQSYYRRVNKLNSKKSSLTPHLDKYWHLPAFMPDLNATQTKLDYDKCNRALLYAYMYRWISLVAVDGQFVYQYNGVGRSFLIQSMGKNISSESYKLHRALLHNPFIYENILSRFEEEQEKAMIQGGHLYTHAFVLGAQDIRWLRKEHVHNILDMILMYDREAKYDPTLEETSDDLLRLFLDEIELYFQNYYGTGADMVAKKEKEMFMKQLWDRSYAKGYVDPNSAPYKKWQNVLHVPDEEEVPKTNV; translated from the coding sequence ATGACATTACAAGTTCCAACAATTTTAATTGGCTTAGGTGGAATCGGTAGTACTGTCACACATCAAATATATGAAAGATTATCTGAGGAGCGTCGTAAAAAGGTAGCGATGCATGTATTTGATACAGATGTGAATACATTGAGTAAATTTGATCATATTCGGAAGTTTAAGACGCAAACGAGCTCGAGTAAAACACCGAGAGAGTATATTGCGGGAGATCCAACGATTCAAGAGTGGTTCCCGATGGACCCGACTATACTTGATAAACCGTTAACGGAAGGAGCGGGACAGTTACGTGTCATTTCACGTTTAGCGTTACGTGCTGCGATGAAAGAAGATAAACTCACATCGTTTTGGCAAGAAATCGAGAAGATTTTTCCAGTTACAAGTGATCAGACGGAATATGGTGTACGTGTCATTATTGTAACATCACTAGCTGGCGGAACAGGCTCAGGGATGTTTTTACAAATCGCATTATATTTGCGTGAAATGCTCCGGAAGAAATTGCAGCATCACAACATTTTAATTCGCGGTGCGTTTTTAATGCCTGATGTTTTAGTTAAGACGAGAACGGTTAGTGCGAAAGAGTTTGAAACTGTGCAAGCGAATGGTTATGCATCGTTAAAAGAGTTGCACGCTATTACGCTCGGGTCGACTGGTGAATTATCAAAACGAGGCGGCGTAACGATTGAATTAGAATATCGTCCTGATCAAGTGGATGAAGATGGAAGAACAAATCATACGATAAAGCAGCATCATTTACCGTACAATTATTGTTTCTTATATGATTATGAAAATTTACATGGGCACCATTTGCACAATTTATCGGATTATATGGAGCAAATGGCAAATACGATTTATTTACAGTTATTTAGTCCAATGTCTGCAAATCATTTTGCGCAAGAAGATAATCAAATTCAGCAATTGGCAGAATCGAGTGGGAAAGGGAGATATTGCGGAGCAGGAACGGCGAAGCTCATTTATCCGTATGAGCACGTTTTGAAATACTGTGCTTTAAAATGGGCGGTGCAAGGTTTAGATGAATCTTGGCTTCATTTAGATCAACTGTTTCAAGAGAAGAAGCAAAGATATGATCAAGATGTAAAGCGCGGTATGCAGCGTGAAAAGCCAGAGCGCGGGAAAAGTTATTTAGAAGATTTAGAGCATCTTGCTACTCGTCCAGAGCAGGCCCATATTTTTTATAGACAAATGTTCAATGAGACGCGCGAAGGGGCAGAGGGCGGTAAGGTTGGTGTTGCGAAGTCTAAGTTGTTTTTAGAGGCTGTCGAAAGCTATGTACACCGTACAGTGCAAAAAGATGAAGAATTAAACCGCCTGCAGCATGAGTGTAAAATATCGGCTGCCAAACTGAAAATGATGGAACAAATGAAAGGTGAAGTAGCGAGAGTTGATCATGCGGTTCGTTTATATGCTTATGCGATTCCGAGCCGTGTACATGAGCATGTGACTACACTTTTATATGACATGGTCGAATCAGACCGCTTTATACCGAGTGGATCAGAAGGACAGTCTTATCAATTAAATACATGGTTTTTAAAGAAAACGGATCCGGTTCATCCTGTCGCAGCACGTTTTATGCTGTATGAAATTCGTAAGCAGTTAGTAGAGAAGATGAATCGACTGCATGAAAATAATGAACAAAAGCGTAATTTAATTCAAAACTACGATAAGAAATTTAATGTGAGTAATATTGATGGAACGGTAACGGCTGTTCGCCGCGTTGAAATTGCTCAGCAACAAGGCTGGGTCGGGAAAATGTTTTATAATCAGCAACGTTTGTTCAAAAAAGAATTTGAAGATATCGTAACGCAATATGTCCACAAATTAAGTGAGTATCGTAAAGAAATGTTGTTAGAACTCGTGTATCAATCGCTATACCAAGCAGTTGATAAAATGATCCAATATTGGGAAAGATTCTTTGATAATTTACACGAAACACGTGAAAATTTATTGTTTGAAATCCAAAAGCGAAGCAAGGAATTTGAGGGGAAAACGAACCCGACGAATGTATATGTATTAGCAGAAGAGAAATTGCAAGAAAAGATTTGGCAAGATATGCAGCAGCATTTAAATTTAGGTGTATTACCGAAAGATATATCGTCCGAAATTTATATGAGCTTGTACGGGGAATATTGTCGTGATGCGAAAGCCGAAGAAATTCAGTCGAAAAAGGTGGAAGACTTCTATCGTGAACATATATTGAGTTATTGTTATGACGAACTTCAAGTGCGCTATCGTGACAAACTGGAGCTTAATATCGTTGAAGCATTGCGAAAAGAAGCAGATTTCAAGAAACGTGATCGTGATGAATACGTTCGTGAAAAAATTGAAGATCTTTTCCATTTAGCAAGTCCGTTCGTTCCGAAAGTTTCTCATCATAGAGAATTACAATATTGGGGTGTACATCCATCTTTAAAACAAGAATTGCAAGAAGAGTTATTGCAAGAAATGTTTAAAGAAAAAGATACGGTAAACGAGGCGTTTTCACCATTTGAAGTGATTTGTTATCGTGCTCATTACGGATTATCGCTACAAGATTTTCCTAAGCTTTCATCTGGGCATATTGCAAATGGCTTTATGAACGATAAAGGTGACTACTTTCAATCGTATTATCGCCGCGTGAACAAATTAAATAGTAAAAAATCTAGTTTGACGCCGCATTTAGATAAATATTGGCACTTACCAGCCTTTATGCCAGACTTGAATGCAACGCAAACGAAGTTAGATTACGATAAATGTAATCGTGCTCTTCTATACGCGTATATGTATCGCTGGATTAGCCTAGTGGCTGTAGATGGACAGTTCGTGTATCAATATAACGGTGTCGGCCGTAGCTTTTTAATCCAGTCGATGGGGAAAAATATTTCAAGCGAAAGTTATAAGTTGCACAGAGCATTGCTTCATAATCCGTTTATTTATGAAAATATCTTGTCCAGGTTTGAAGAAGAGCAAGAAAAGGCAATGATACAAGGTGGGCATTTATATACACATGCATTTGTATTAGGGGCTCAAGATATTAGATGGCTTCGTAAAGAGCATGTCCATAATATTTTAGATATGATTTTAATGTATGATCGTGAGGCAAAATATGACCCGACGTTAGAAGAAACATCTGATGATTTGTTAAGGCTATTCCTTGATGAAATTGAGCTGTATTTCCAAAACTATTACGGAACAGGTGCAGATATGGTTGCAAAGAAAGAGAAAGAGATGTTTATGAAACAATTGTGGGATCGTTCGTATGCGAAAGGGTATGTGGATCCAAATAGTGCGCCTTATAAAAAATGGCAAAATGTATTACATGTTCCCGATGAAGAAGAAGTGCCAAAAACGAATGTATAA